In the Chlorobium limicola DSM 245 genome, one interval contains:
- a CDS encoding glycosyltransferase, whose product MKTSILYAGLANPHVGWLAIDELAELFAQYFHAEILSPRLIPGKWTERLIHPDKTVFEPLRTDGGDLLIVIARNPGDLAMINAITDCRKKFGKLYAFITDSYFHAGYVKETAEFDAITVTAQEDIAYPADRFGIPIHQLYQGTDCLNWAPAKRHEREIDIIGFGRTPQSYHTCFSKRFHPASSPSLYLHSPLGNLTGPGIRLERGMLFKLLHRSRISLAFHLFVEPQGNRPRSMMVTSRWLESLLSGCIVAGKRPVSRMADDMLFWPGATTELSDEPEKAADELISLLSRNDDLEQQRIINIAQTITHHDWRYRIETFCNLMQLPVPPALQDDKARLKQLCPKL is encoded by the coding sequence TGCCGGACTGGCAAACCCCCATGTCGGCTGGCTGGCTATCGACGAACTCGCAGAACTCTTCGCCCAATACTTTCATGCCGAAATCCTCTCCCCGAGGCTGATACCCGGCAAATGGACCGAGCGACTCATTCACCCCGACAAAACAGTATTCGAACCACTCCGTACCGACGGCGGCGACCTGCTGATTGTCATTGCAAGAAACCCCGGTGATCTCGCCATGATCAACGCCATAACAGACTGCCGCAAAAAATTCGGCAAACTCTACGCATTCATCACCGACTCATATTTTCATGCCGGATACGTCAAAGAAACCGCCGAATTCGACGCCATAACCGTAACCGCACAAGAAGACATCGCCTATCCCGCAGACCGATTCGGCATACCCATACACCAGCTCTATCAAGGCACAGACTGCCTCAACTGGGCTCCGGCAAAACGCCATGAACGCGAAATAGACATCATCGGATTCGGACGAACCCCACAAAGTTACCACACCTGCTTTTCAAAGCGCTTCCACCCCGCATCGTCGCCCAGCCTCTACCTGCACTCGCCCCTCGGTAATCTGACCGGACCAGGCATCCGACTCGAACGCGGCATGCTCTTCAAACTGCTGCACCGCTCCCGTATCTCGCTTGCATTTCACCTCTTTGTCGAGCCACAGGGCAACCGGCCTCGCTCCATGATGGTAACCAGCAGATGGCTCGAATCCCTGCTCTCCGGCTGCATCGTCGCTGGCAAACGCCCGGTCTCGCGCATGGCCGACGACATGCTCTTCTGGCCAGGAGCAACCACCGAACTCTCCGACGAACCCGAAAAAGCCGCAGACGAGCTCATCAGCCTGCTCTCCCGAAACGACGATCTCGAACAACAGCGCATCATAAACATAGCACAAACCATAACCCACCACGACTGGCGCTATCGGATAGAAACCTTCTGCAACCTGATGCAACTCCCCGTCCCGCCAGCACTGCAAGACGACAAAGCCCGACTAAAACAACTCTGCCCGAAACTATGA
- a CDS encoding glycosyltransferase, with product MKHTHQNDGSQEYLPSIDCVLIGVNCASTLKRCIDSILACDYPKEKLRIIYVDGGSSDTSKAIATAYQNVTLIALDLLHPTPGLQRNAGWKNGTAPFVQFLDSDTIIDPAWLRAATTAIQDPAIGAINGYRRELHPERTIYNWIGDIEWNGPPGQSDCFGGDVLIRRTALEESGGYDETLVGGEDPELSRRIIRNGWQIRRLYALMTSHDLAMTTIRQYLKRGFRSGYGFAAVRLREAKAGSSFWKPENRKILIKGGGFLIGATAAPLIALTQHNVRGTILSLASLLGGTALLLNPRIFKVEKFMRDNKLRREEAKIYAWHCSLVVLPQLLGIIRFHAGRLLGKPLTNKRAVLKTGLSTTRT from the coding sequence ATGAAACACACCCATCAGAACGACGGAAGCCAGGAATACCTGCCATCCATCGACTGCGTACTCATCGGAGTCAACTGCGCCAGCACCCTCAAACGATGCATCGACTCCATCCTGGCCTGCGACTATCCCAAAGAAAAGCTCCGCATCATCTATGTTGACGGAGGATCAAGCGATACGAGCAAAGCCATAGCGACGGCATATCAAAACGTCACGCTTATCGCGCTCGACCTCCTGCACCCGACTCCAGGCCTGCAGCGCAATGCTGGATGGAAAAACGGAACGGCCCCCTTCGTGCAATTCCTCGACTCCGATACCATCATCGACCCCGCCTGGCTCCGTGCTGCGACAACAGCCATACAAGACCCGGCAATCGGAGCAATCAACGGCTATCGCCGCGAACTGCACCCCGAACGCACCATCTACAACTGGATAGGCGACATCGAATGGAACGGCCCTCCAGGACAATCAGACTGCTTCGGCGGCGACGTACTCATCCGGCGCACTGCACTTGAAGAAAGCGGCGGATACGACGAAACCCTTGTCGGAGGCGAAGACCCCGAACTCAGCCGGAGAATTATCAGAAACGGATGGCAGATCAGGCGCCTCTACGCCCTCATGACCAGCCACGACCTTGCCATGACCACAATCAGGCAATATCTCAAACGAGGCTTCCGATCCGGTTACGGCTTCGCTGCCGTTCGCCTGCGCGAAGCAAAAGCAGGCAGCAGCTTCTGGAAACCGGAAAACCGCAAAATCCTCATCAAAGGCGGCGGATTCCTCATCGGCGCAACAGCGGCGCCCCTCATTGCGCTCACGCAGCACAACGTCCGGGGAACAATCCTCTCGCTCGCGAGCCTGCTCGGCGGCACAGCCCTGCTCCTCAACCCCAGGATATTCAAAGTCGAAAAATTCATGCGCGACAACAAACTCCGCCGCGAAGAAGCAAAAATCTACGCATGGCACTGCTCGCTCGTCGTGCTGCCACAGCTCCTCGGCATAATCCGATTCCATGCCGGCCGACTCCTCGGAAAACCGCTCACGAACAAACGAGCGGTACTCAAAACCGGACTCTCAACCACCCGGACATGA